TGACGGTCTGCGAATGAGCCACGAGGAGGTTGGCCAGAGCGTCGTTCCAGGCATCGGCGAGCAAGGGAGCGTATACGTTCTTCCCCGTCTTGAGATATTTGGCGGCGCTCGATTTGGAGTTGTCGCCAGGGGGAACGTGCGCCATCAGCCAGACTTTCTCGCCTCGGCGGCCAGCGGTGGCCAGCTCCTGGGTGAGAAAGTCCAGCACCGGCTTTCCGACACCTTGATTGGGGTACCTTTTGGCCCAATAAATGTTGTTGAAGACAACGATCCTGCCGCCGTGGCCTGGCAGGGGCAAGGAGTAGCATCCGTATCGGGGGTAGGACTCCAGGAAGGCCGCCCTGTCGGCCTCGGATTTCAACGCGCGCTGCGCAATGCTGGAGGCGGTGACCGAAAGGTAGGGGCTGTCCGGGACGATCCGAAAATCCCCTTCGAAACTGTCGTTGTTGCCCAGGGCGAGGTACAGAGGGGCCTCGGGAAAACGGCGGGTCACCTCGGCCAGGAAATACTCGGCGGTCTTTCCGATGAAGCCCAGGAGCCCACCGCTCGAGGAGTCTCCGGTCAATCGCGGATACAGGGTCCAGAAACCGTGGCACAGCAGGTCGCCGGGGAACAGCAGGAAATCCGGCCTGGGCGCGCGGCTTGCCATATCATCAAGGAAGGACTGGAAAAGTGCGTTGTTGGAATCCTGCCCGTAAGGGCTGTACACCGGGGCGGCATCGGCGAGAATGGCCCCCCATTCGGCCGCCGGGGCGGCCGCGAGGGCTTTTACCTTGCCTGGGTCGGCGAATGGGTTGAAATGAACGTCGGAGAAGAGCAGGAACATTCCGGCCCGGTCAGCGGAAGCGGCCGTAAAGGAAGCGGGATCTCCGCCCGTGCAGACATCGGCGGGGACTGCCCCAACAACGGGGTTGGCGGGCCGGCTTTGATTTTTCGCGGCCCAGGCAGGGCTGAAACCGCCGCAAATGGCTGGCGCGGCCAAGAGGGCTGCCCCGGAGAGGGCAACGCGCAGGAAGTCCCTCCGCCTTACACGGCACGAAAGCTCAAGCACGTTCGTCTGCGAAGAATCGAGTAGGTCCATGGCTGTTCCGATATGGCTCGTTGCCGGTGCTGAATCGTCACGAGGGAGTATGCCCGTACGGAAGTGTTCCTAATACAAATAGTTTTCGGCCCTGCTTGTCAAGTCCGCGGCCTCGACTGCAAGGATAGGCGAGCGGTGGTTATCCCCCTGGAATTTCGGCATCGACTCACGGGGTGTTCACGCGCGGATGACGCCAAACAATTGGCGGGTCACACCGCATCCAGCTGTGCTCCCCGCCGCTGTTCGAATGCGATCCCCGGCCGCGATCACTGAGGCCGCGGCCGGGACAGCACCGCCCCTACTTGCCCTTGGCCCGGCTGGCGGGCGCTCCATGCACCATGGTGTAGGCGTACTCCACGCCCTGGCCGTAGGCGCCCGCGTGCTCCTTCACCACGGCCAGCAAGGCGTCGTAGGTATCCTTGCGCGCCCAGTCGCGCTGGTATTCGAGCAGCACCTGCAGCGACGTGACCGGCACGGCCCCGGCCTGCTCCATTCGGCGCATGGCGGCGTTGTGGGCGGTGAGGCTCGTCCCGCCCGAGGCATCCTCCACCGCATAGACTTCGTAGCCCGCGCCGAGGGCCTCCAGCGCCGGGAACGCCAGACAGACTTCGGTCCAGAGGGCGGCGATGACCAGCTTTTTACGGCCGGTGGCGGCCACGGCCTCCACGAAGCTCTTGCTCTCCCAGGAGTTCATGCTGGTGCGCTCGATGGGTTCTTGTCCCGGGAAGATGTCCAGCAGTTGAGGCCACATGTTCCCTGAAAAGCTCTTGGTTTCCACTGTAGTGAGGATGGTGGGCACCTTGAAGATGCTGGCCGCCTTGGCCAGCATCAGGACGTTGTTGAAAAGCGTCTGGCGGTCGATGCTTTCCACGCCGAAGGTCATCTGCGGCTGGTGGTCGATGAAGATCACCGCACTGTTTTGAGGATTCAGAAGTTCCGTTTTCATGATTTTCTCCTTTCAGGCCATTGGAATACGTTTCATCTCGCATGGCCCTTTCGAGCGGATGTTGGCGGGGTTTCGGAACAGATCACAATTGTATGCAATCTAGGACAGCCGAAACACCCGTTCAAGCGGTTTCTCGAACTGACCCGCCTCCGCTCTCCTCCCGGTTCTTGCTCCTGTACGATTGACCAGATCTGAAGGGATTCTGCCGCCAGAATAGGGCGCGGACATTTCGCCTGGGAAAATTCATCCGCGCGCTGGAACCTTCAAAGTGCCCAATAAAAAGGGGACGACCCACGAGCGGTCGTCCCCAACAATCTCTGACATCAGCACTGTCACCAGAAGCCATTCAAACAAAACGGATGCGATCCGCCGTAATTTGGGGAACAACTTCCGCTAGACGTACAGCGCAAATCAGCAAACTCGGGAGAACGTCCTATTTTAGACCATCCATCAGCATCCCCTTCCCTTGAAGAAGCATATAAACACCGTCCTTCATCATGGTCTCGCCCTGCTTCATGTCCGACTCGACGTTCCCCATCATAAGCTCTGAGGCCTTCAACATCATATCCGCGCCGCTCAACATTTTCATGCCCGCCTTATCCTTCGGCGCTGAGGATTTGATCATTTTCTGCCCTTTGACAATCAGCTTCTGCCCATCAGACATCGCCTGCTTGTCC
This genomic stretch from Fundidesulfovibrio soli harbors:
- a CDS encoding metallophosphoesterase gives rise to the protein MDLLDSSQTNVLELSCRVRRRDFLRVALSGAALLAAPAICGGFSPAWAAKNQSRPANPVVGAVPADVCTGGDPASFTAASADRAGMFLLFSDVHFNPFADPGKVKALAAAPAAEWGAILADAAPVYSPYGQDSNNALFQSFLDDMASRAPRPDFLLFPGDLLCHGFWTLYPRLTGDSSSGGLLGFIGKTAEYFLAEVTRRFPEAPLYLALGNNDSFEGDFRIVPDSPYLSVTASSIAQRALKSEADRAAFLESYPRYGCYSLPLPGHGGRIVVFNNIYWAKRYPNQGVGKPVLDFLTQELATAGRRGEKVWLMAHVPPGDNSKSSAAKYLKTGKNVYAPLLADAWNDALANLLVAHSQTVRASFCGHVHRDEFRLVYPKGRELPAASLRLGPSISPVTGNNPGYQVYSYDRQSFELLDTAVHYLDIGASRPAWEVEYTYSRAYGRGLRSPGDWQAMYQELKTCSGRRKTFEEAFDLRSTHIDEVNGRTFPIYWDALGVTAQTSI
- a CDS encoding hydrolase codes for the protein MKTELLNPQNSAVIFIDHQPQMTFGVESIDRQTLFNNVLMLAKAASIFKVPTILTTVETKSFSGNMWPQLLDIFPGQEPIERTSMNSWESKSFVEAVAATGRKKLVIAALWTEVCLAFPALEALGAGYEVYAVEDASGGTSLTAHNAAMRRMEQAGAVPVTSLQVLLEYQRDWARKDTYDALLAVVKEHAGAYGQGVEYAYTMVHGAPASRAKGK